Proteins co-encoded in one Gossypium arboreum isolate Shixiya-1 chromosome 11, ASM2569848v2, whole genome shotgun sequence genomic window:
- the LOC108472130 gene encoding nucleotide-sugar uncharacterized transporter 1-like codes for MRRINQILGLFFSKDVRKQNPNDFAKPGRDLENNQASLFEKLHSFESAKHEQQRICGPLAALTFNLVVAVGIIFLNKWVLENVGFQFPVCLTVIHYAVSWALMASLKFFSILPASPSSELAPLSLFTFGFVNSVSTGLANVSLKYNSVGFYQMAKIAITPLIVLAEFIWYKKRIAFSKVVALAVVSVGVAVATVTDLQFIFFGACVALAWIIPSAVNKILWSNLQQQQKWTALALMWKTTPITLVFLVFMIPLDPPGLLAFHWSFSSTSAILVSAFLGFLLQWSSALTLGATSAISSVVLGQFKTCVILLGNYYLFGSNPGTTSIFGAFIAIGGMSFYTYLNIRAMKR; via the exons ATGCGGCGCATTAATCAGATTTTGGGTCTTTTCTTTAGTAAAGATGTGAGGAAGCAAAACCCTAATGATTTTGCTAAACCAG GCAGGGATCTGGAGAACAATCAAGCTTCTTTATTTGAGAAGTTGCATTCATTCGAAAGTGCAAAGCATGAACAACAACGAATTTGTGGCCCTCTTGCTGCTCTTACGTTCAACTTAGTGGTTGCTGTTGGCATCATTTTCTTGAACAAATGG GTTCTTGAAAATGTTGGGTTTCAGTTCCCGGTATGTCTGACAGTTATTCATTATGCTGTCAGCTGGGCATTAATGGCGAGTTTGAAATTCTTTTCTATCCTTCCTGCATCTCCTTCGTCAGAGTTGGCCCCTTTATCTTTGTTTACTTTCGGATTTGTTAACTCTGTGTCTACTGGCCTTGCTAATGTCAGCTTGAAGTACAACAG TGTGGGATTTTATCAGATGGCTAAGATTGCTATTACACCATTGATTGTCCTGGCAGAATTCATATGGTACAAGAAGAGAATCGCTTTCTCAAAG GTGGTTGCGTTAGCAGTTGTATCAGTTGGGGTTGCTGTTGCTACTGTAACTGATTTACAATTCATCTTCTTCGGTGCTTGTGTAGCATTGGCATGGATAATACCTAGTGCAGTCAATAAAATACTTTGGTCCAACttgcaacaacaacaaaaatggaCAGCATTGGC ATTAATGTGGAAGACTACACCAATCACTTTGGTTTTTTTGGTTTTTATGATTCCTTTGGATCCTCCTGGTTTACTTGCGTTCCATTGGAGCTTCAGCAGTACATCAGCCATTCTCGTGTCTGCTTTTCTTGGCTTCTTGCTTCAGTGGTCCAGTGCTTTGACACTTGG GGCTACATCTGCTATATCCTCTGTGGTTCTTGGACAATTCAAAACTTGTGTTATCCTCCTTGGAAATTATTATCTTTTTGGTTCAAATCCTGGCACAACCAGTATTTTTGGTGCGTTTATAGCCATTGGTGGAATGTCCTTTTACACATACCTTAATATACGTGCTATGAAGCGGTAG